The Bacteroidota bacterium genome window below encodes:
- a CDS encoding 5'-3'-deoxyribonucleotidase, translated as MDILVDMDGVIADFEGEFLKRWRANHPEKPYVPHEERKGFWLREQYPIEYREFVEEIYLSPGFYHGLPAVEGSVEGLNYLLAQGHNVRLCTAPMLPKYENCVLEKYHWVFDHLGNEWTSRIIMTKDKTFVRGDVLIDDMPDVTGALTPVWEHIIFSQPYNKDIDHKKRMTWQNFKEVLHV; from the coding sequence ATGGATATTCTTGTTGATATGGACGGCGTTATAGCCGATTTTGAAGGAGAGTTTTTAAAAAGGTGGAGAGCTAATCATCCGGAAAAGCCTTACGTTCCGCATGAGGAAAGAAAAGGATTCTGGCTGAGAGAGCAATACCCGATTGAATACAGGGAGTTTGTTGAAGAGATATATCTTTCACCCGGATTTTATCACGGACTTCCGGCTGTAGAAGGAAGCGTGGAGGGCTTAAACTATTTGCTGGCTCAGGGACACAATGTACGTTTATGCACTGCGCCTATGCTTCCAAAATATGAGAACTGTGTATTAGAAAAATATCACTGGGTTTTTGATCATCTCGGAAACGAATGGACAAGCAGAATAATAATGACTAAGGATAAAACTTTTGTAAGAGGAGATGTTCTGATTGACGATATGCCTGATGTAACGGGCGCGCTTACTCCTGTATGGGAGCACATAATTTTTTCACAGCCGTACAATAAAGATATTGACCATAAAAAAAGAATGACGTGGCAAAATTTTAAGGAGGTATTGCATGTTTAA
- a CDS encoding glucose-6-phosphate isomerase: protein MFNALKEKRDLVKVNVENCANFVSFNDVQSFFPAVAFANEALENKSGLGKDYLGWMTLPSEISEDLIDQIQFAAEKMAEKSEVIVVIGIGGSYLGARAVIDALSDNFHYLRKNRVTPVMVYAGNNIGEDYHYDLLKALDKYDYSVIVISKSGTTTEPAIAFRLLKNHLESKYSVPDARSRIIAITDKNKGALRKVATNEGYKTFVIPDDVGGRYSVLTPVGLMPIAAAGINIREIIKGAIEMENFLSAQKDLFANPANLYAATRNALYRKGQFIEILATYTPSMQYFIEWWKQLFGESEGKEHKGIYPAGVTLTTDLHSMGQLIQEGARNIFETVIKVGTSNSTLLIPESPDNADELNYLAGKKMSYVNEKAMEGTLMAHVDGGVPNIVVSIPELNPRYLGQLIYFFEKACAVSGYLLGVNPFNQPGVEAYKKNMFKLLGKK, encoded by the coding sequence ATGTTTAATGCACTTAAAGAAAAAAGAGATCTGGTAAAAGTAAACGTTGAGAACTGCGCAAACTTTGTTTCGTTCAATGATGTGCAGTCTTTTTTTCCTGCAGTTGCCTTTGCAAATGAAGCTCTGGAAAATAAATCAGGTTTGGGAAAAGATTATCTGGGCTGGATGACACTTCCCTCTGAAATTTCAGAAGATTTAATTGACCAGATTCAGTTTGCTGCTGAGAAGATGGCAGAGAAATCTGAAGTGATTGTAGTAATAGGTATAGGAGGCTCATACCTTGGCGCGCGAGCAGTTATAGATGCGCTCTCTGATAATTTTCATTACCTCAGAAAAAATCGTGTGACACCTGTAATGGTGTATGCCGGTAATAATATAGGAGAAGATTATCATTATGATTTATTGAAAGCGTTGGATAAATATGATTACTCTGTTATTGTAATTTCAAAATCAGGAACGACGACTGAACCTGCTATAGCATTCCGACTTTTAAAAAATCATCTTGAAAGCAAATACAGTGTGCCGGATGCAAGAAGCAGAATTATTGCAATCACAGATAAAAATAAAGGCGCATTAAGAAAAGTTGCAACGAATGAAGGATATAAAACGTTTGTGATTCCCGATGATGTGGGCGGAAGGTATTCTGTTCTTACCCCTGTAGGATTAATGCCTATTGCAGCGGCAGGAATAAACATAAGAGAAATTATAAAAGGCGCAATTGAAATGGAAAATTTTCTGAGCGCACAAAAAGATTTGTTTGCAAATCCCGCTAATCTATATGCAGCAACAAGAAATGCTTTGTACAGGAAAGGACAGTTCATTGAAATCCTTGCAACGTATACTCCAAGTATGCAGTATTTTATTGAGTGGTGGAAACAGTTATTTGGTGAAAGTGAAGGCAAGGAGCATAAAGGAATTTATCCTGCCGGAGTAACACTTACAACTGATTTACATTCTATGGGTCAGCTTATTCAGGAAGGCGCCAGAAATATTTTTGAAACAGTTATTAAGGTGGGGACATCAAACTCAACTTTGTTAATTCCCGAGTCACCTGATAATGCCGATGAACTGAATTATTTAGCAGGTAAAAAGATGAGCTATGTAAATGAAAAAGCTATGGAAGGAACATTGATGGCTCACGTTGACGGAGGCGTACCGAATATTGTAGTTTCTATTCCTGAACTAAACCCAAGATATCTGGGACAATTGATTTACTTCTTTGAAAAAGCATGCGCAGTGAGCGGATATCTGCTTGGAGTAAATCCTTTCAATCAGCCCGGTGTTGAAGCGTATAAAAAAAATATGTTCAAGTTATTGGGTAAGAAATAA